A region of Pyxidicoccus parkwaysis DNA encodes the following proteins:
- a CDS encoding AAA family ATPase produces the protein MPEAVTLKYHRHFDPKPVEYPREPSLLAGDQRRAVTYVYSEEIILRVNVALATQRPLLVRGPSGTGKSSLARSVAQVLGWRYYETVITSRTQAKDLLWQVDLLNRLHDAQARRRFELDQNRYVTPGPLWWAFDEASAKAQRFRGARGSSIAIDPNLGSEHSRAVVLLDEIDKADPDTPNNLLVPLGSLQFQVEETRQLVETTPDKAPLIIITTNDERELPLAFLRRCIELPLEYPTRERLVEIGRAQLPSLNEGLLLAVAQALLPGKDQQPGISAAEYVDALRACVSLKLAPDGDAFKQLLSSTIWKHGRKEPRK, from the coding sequence ATGCCCGAAGCCGTCACCCTCAAGTATCACAGGCACTTCGACCCCAAGCCTGTCGAATACCCCCGCGAGCCTTCACTCCTCGCGGGAGACCAGCGCCGGGCCGTCACCTATGTCTACTCGGAGGAGATCATCCTACGAGTCAACGTCGCGTTGGCGACCCAGCGCCCGTTGCTGGTGCGCGGCCCTTCGGGGACGGGGAAAAGCTCTCTGGCCCGAAGCGTGGCGCAAGTACTCGGCTGGCGGTACTACGAGACCGTCATCACGTCGCGTACGCAGGCGAAAGACCTGCTCTGGCAAGTGGACTTGCTGAACCGCCTCCACGATGCCCAGGCCCGACGAAGGTTCGAACTGGACCAGAATCGCTATGTAACGCCGGGACCTTTGTGGTGGGCCTTCGACGAGGCGAGCGCCAAAGCCCAGAGGTTTCGCGGTGCCCGAGGCTCCTCGATCGCCATTGATCCAAATCTCGGGAGTGAACATTCACGAGCGGTGGTCCTCTTGGACGAAATCGACAAGGCGGACCCAGACACCCCCAACAACCTCCTGGTGCCCCTGGGTTCGCTTCAATTCCAGGTCGAGGAGACCCGCCAGCTTGTGGAGACGACTCCTGACAAGGCTCCGCTCATCATCATCACCACCAACGACGAGCGCGAACTACCCCTCGCATTCCTACGGCGGTGCATCGAACTTCCACTCGAATACCCGACACGTGAGCGACTGGTGGAGATCGGCCGCGCCCAACTTCCTTCGCTGAATGAGGGACTGCTCCTCGCCGTTGCTCAGGCGCTGCTTCCCGGAAAGGACCAGCAACCCGGCATCAGCGCCGCTGAGTATGTCGATGCTCTTCGGGCGTGTGTGAGCCTGAAGCTTGCCCCTGACGGAGACGCCTTCAAGCAATTGCTGTCATCCACCATCTGGAAGCATGGGCGCAAGGAACCTCGCAAATGA
- a CDS encoding toll/interleukin-1 receptor domain-containing protein, translating to MSSPRIFISYSAKEPAGEQLRDELARRLREAGYLVLLDKDELRLSQDWRSTLNAWIGGCDAAVLLLSEAALKSSYVAYEVSLLSYRHASEQGRFKLIPVYLPPVTMEQVDGSPLAPARVADVQSIRADVPQGEAIQRILDHLVAHVPSQSVADWHTRRLGGVLAKVQPGELESAVLRMGSPLEPWTPGMELPMRVALGLMAAGLEKATLGVRVFRSRLQGIAAIEEVMTLIATSWVDCRSAAEIGKCEEKSGLLALNGDDSRTAWLYVVRSFDMPLGDSWRVAMVDGVVGDGGLDELIRMVRTALAYKLNVPPEKVDETVRNITECREPVFVAVRLSVLMLPALAKLRAEFPGVTFFLLTGGEQLSEELARQAGITMLHPLLEPGIEQPFWLLYDKKLTYLKHL from the coding sequence ATGTCCTCCCCGAGGATTTTCATCAGCTACTCAGCGAAGGAACCGGCGGGCGAGCAACTGCGGGACGAGCTCGCACGGCGTCTGCGCGAAGCTGGTTACCTTGTCCTATTGGACAAGGACGAATTGCGGCTGAGTCAGGACTGGCGCTCTACACTCAATGCCTGGATTGGCGGGTGTGATGCTGCGGTGCTGTTGCTGTCGGAGGCGGCCCTGAAGTCGAGCTACGTCGCCTACGAAGTCAGCCTGCTGTCCTACCGGCATGCCAGTGAGCAGGGCCGTTTCAAGCTCATCCCGGTCTATCTCCCGCCCGTCACAATGGAACAGGTAGATGGCAGTCCGCTTGCGCCCGCACGTGTTGCGGACGTGCAGTCCATCCGCGCAGACGTTCCTCAGGGCGAAGCCATCCAGCGCATCCTCGACCATCTCGTCGCGCACGTCCCCTCCCAGTCCGTCGCGGATTGGCACACCCGGCGCCTGGGAGGTGTGCTCGCCAAGGTGCAACCTGGCGAACTGGAATCCGCAGTCCTCAGGATGGGATCGCCGCTGGAGCCCTGGACACCGGGGATGGAGCTTCCCATGAGAGTCGCGCTGGGCCTCATGGCCGCCGGGTTGGAAAAGGCCACCCTGGGAGTCCGGGTTTTCCGCTCGCGCTTGCAGGGAATTGCCGCCATCGAAGAGGTGATGACCCTCATCGCGACCTCCTGGGTGGACTGCCGCTCCGCCGCCGAGATCGGCAAGTGTGAGGAGAAGTCGGGCCTGCTTGCGCTCAACGGAGACGATTCCCGCACGGCCTGGCTCTATGTCGTAAGATCATTCGACATGCCCCTAGGCGACTCCTGGCGTGTCGCGATGGTGGATGGCGTGGTGGGTGACGGAGGCCTCGACGAGTTGATTCGCATGGTGCGGACCGCGCTGGCCTACAAGCTGAACGTGCCACCCGAGAAGGTCGATGAGACCGTGCGAAATATCACCGAATGCCGGGAGCCCGTCTTCGTGGCCGTGCGGCTGTCAGTCTTGATGCTTCCGGCGTTGGCCAAGCTGCGCGCGGAGTTTCCCGGCGTCACCTTCTTCCTACTGACGGGCGGCGAGCAACTCTCCGAGGAATTGGCAAGACAGGCTGGCATTACCATGCTGCACCCCTTGCTTGAGCCCGGGATAGAGCAACCTTTCTGGCTGCTCTACGACAAGAAGCTCACGTATTTGAAGCACCTCTGA
- a CDS encoding FixG Ig-like domain-containing protein, with the protein MRNQFELHLVNKNPSEMTLTIRVDSPVPAQVVVPQAEVKLASLESFRVPLFITVQRERVTAPFVFTVEVKDSASGEVKKMEARFLGPTGR; encoded by the coding sequence GTGCGCAACCAGTTCGAGCTGCACCTGGTGAACAAGAACCCGAGCGAGATGACATTGACCATTCGCGTGGACAGTCCCGTGCCCGCGCAGGTGGTGGTGCCGCAGGCGGAGGTGAAGCTGGCCTCGCTGGAGAGCTTCCGCGTGCCGCTGTTCATCACCGTCCAGCGCGAGCGCGTCACCGCGCCGTTTGTCTTCACCGTGGAGGTGAAGGACTCGGCGTCAGGTGAGGTGAAGAAGATGGAAGCGCGGTTCCTGGGGCCGACGGGTAGGTGA
- a CDS encoding DUF5953 family protein produces MTTRKRLDLTVYAPTLVGHDGRTLAVVRGMERALPGLRLEWEVSKGGRPIELPQREAWLTEAATRGKFPLLCNGDESHPVTISGMRRSASASPGCKPQLQVHAKLPLDATVITAAADVLERVAEGALAFWGHATPDDAALDIAYQIAPTLEGPPSPRRGLPALKLFEHIRSPEIPYYLGWLNYWSDAAAQAIGFPDPARDTEILSRARRTASGGWVVQLTDSPLDLDNSAHLDALLRAYERFPEIGGRSTP; encoded by the coding sequence ATGACCACCCGAAAGCGTCTCGATCTCACCGTCTACGCGCCTACGCTCGTGGGGCACGACGGCCGCACACTCGCTGTCGTCCGTGGCATGGAGCGGGCGCTGCCTGGCTTGCGCCTGGAGTGGGAAGTCAGCAAAGGAGGGCGCCCAATAGAGTTACCGCAACGCGAGGCTTGGCTCACTGAGGCGGCAACACGCGGAAAGTTCCCGCTGCTATGCAACGGCGACGAGAGCCACCCCGTGACCATTTCCGGAATGCGACGATCCGCGAGTGCGAGCCCTGGCTGCAAGCCTCAGCTCCAAGTCCATGCGAAGCTGCCTCTAGACGCGACCGTTATCACGGCGGCCGCGGATGTGCTTGAGCGAGTAGCGGAGGGCGCTCTCGCGTTCTGGGGGCATGCGACGCCGGATGACGCTGCTCTGGACATCGCGTATCAGATAGCACCCACGCTGGAGGGGCCGCCGTCCCCACGCCGGGGGTTGCCCGCCCTGAAGCTCTTCGAGCACATTCGCTCGCCCGAGATTCCCTATTACCTCGGGTGGCTGAACTACTGGTCGGATGCTGCCGCCCAGGCCATCGGGTTCCCGGACCCGGCTCGGGACACCGAGATTCTCTCACGAGCGCGGCGCACGGCATCGGGCGGGTGGGTCGTCCAGCTCACGGACTCGCCGCTCGACCTGGACAACTCCGCCCACCTGGACGCGCTCCTGCGGGCTTATGAGCGCTTCCCGGAAATCGGCGGGCGCTCAACACCTTGA
- a CDS encoding DUF6310 domain-containing protein: MGTVIVVGVVVVGVVIKEALDAYELRGSSREEVEPAPQTKPAPQEPSANRKPKPEPSGQDGFPPVPTEPLERDRRPECRPVPVPHAGEDVPHNECADRFPPNRYPGNDVLVGGKRFDALQVGARVLWEIKTYQFDTYSDFLRERVIEEQAEEFQEDRDIAAACGYSFVVGVSSAAHREALLRQDPSLKIVVTGCKR; the protein is encoded by the coding sequence GTGGGCACAGTCATCGTTGTTGGCGTGGTGGTGGTGGGAGTCGTCATCAAGGAAGCGCTGGATGCGTATGAGCTGAGAGGGAGTAGCCGGGAGGAAGTCGAGCCCGCGCCCCAAACGAAGCCCGCCCCGCAGGAGCCCTCCGCGAATCGAAAGCCCAAGCCGGAGCCATCAGGGCAGGATGGGTTCCCTCCGGTGCCTACCGAGCCATTGGAACGAGATCGCCGCCCTGAGTGCAGGCCCGTCCCGGTTCCGCACGCGGGCGAGGATGTCCCGCATAACGAGTGCGCCGACAGGTTTCCGCCCAACCGTTATCCAGGCAATGACGTGCTCGTTGGCGGCAAGCGCTTTGATGCGCTGCAAGTCGGCGCGCGTGTGCTGTGGGAGATCAAGACCTATCAATTTGACACATACAGTGACTTCCTCAGGGAGCGGGTGATCGAAGAGCAGGCGGAAGAGTTCCAGGAGGACCGCGATATCGCGGCGGCATGTGGATACAGCTTCGTCGTTGGGGTGAGTAGTGCCGCGCATAGAGAAGCGCTGCTTCGACAGGATCCCAGCCTCAAAATCGTCGTCACGGGATGCAAACGATGA
- a CDS encoding helix-turn-helix domain-containing protein, which translates to MRRVRSPAELGLTADDRHRLERALREARDARHLRRLLAVKLVAEGQSVADVARLCALSRPIVYRWLGRYLESHQSEVLLDRPRTGRPRGASRLTDTLLRRVVQQSPQEAGWATHGWTVPLLCTHLRQQGIDVSPRTLRRRLHEAGLRWKRPRYVYVTRAPHLAQKKGALSAV; encoded by the coding sequence ATGCGACGCGTGAGGAGCCCTGCCGAGCTTGGGCTGACAGCCGACGACAGGCACCGACTGGAGCGGGCACTGCGAGAGGCTCGCGATGCCCGCCACCTCCGGCGGTTGCTGGCTGTGAAACTCGTAGCCGAGGGCCAGTCCGTGGCAGACGTGGCGCGTCTGTGCGCCCTGAGCCGGCCCATCGTCTATCGCTGGCTGGGACGCTACTTGGAGTCGCACCAGTCCGAGGTGCTCCTGGACCGTCCGCGGACAGGGCGGCCTCGCGGCGCCTCGCGTCTGACCGACACGCTCCTGCGCCGCGTGGTCCAGCAGAGTCCGCAAGAGGCGGGCTGGGCGACCCACGGCTGGACGGTGCCGCTGCTGTGCACGCACCTTCGCCAGCAAGGCATCGACGTGTCGCCGCGCACGTTGCGCCGCCGGCTGCACGAGGCCGGCCTGCGCTGGAAGCGGCCCCGGTACGTGTACGTGACGCGTGCGCCGCACCTGGCGCAGAAAAAAGGGGCCTTGTCCGCCGTCTGA
- a CDS encoding transposase yields MDSTVLRWFPPLRAAWAPVGEPAQVLITGENAKRAVWGAINPRTGHRVVATSQRGRQEDFMAFLRLLRLAYPGRAVLLLLDQASCHTAQRSQALAAQLAIHLLWLPKQRPELNAMDHIWRELKLHISANRQYATVDDHVDAAVLWLLALTPTQALRKAGILAEGFWLRDLLENFWLPT; encoded by the coding sequence ATGGACAGCACCGTGCTCAGGTGGTTTCCGCCGCTGCGCGCGGCGTGGGCCCCGGTCGGCGAGCCAGCCCAGGTCCTCATCACCGGGGAGAACGCCAAGCGCGCGGTGTGGGGAGCCATCAATCCACGCACCGGCCACCGCGTGGTCGCCACCAGCCAGCGCGGGCGGCAGGAGGATTTCATGGCCTTCCTGCGCCTGCTTCGCCTGGCCTACCCGGGCCGAGCGGTGCTGCTGCTGTTGGACCAGGCCAGTTGCCATACCGCCCAGCGCTCGCAGGCACTCGCAGCCCAGCTGGCCATTCACCTGCTCTGGCTGCCCAAGCAGCGCCCCGAGCTCAACGCCATGGACCACATCTGGCGGGAGCTGAAGCTGCACATCTCGGCCAATCGCCAGTACGCCACCGTCGATGACCATGTCGATGCCGCCGTCCTGTGGCTGCTGGCGCTCACGCCAACGCAGGCCCTCCGCAAGGCGGGTATCCTCGCGGAGGGCTTCTGGTTGCGGGATTTGTTAGAGAACTTTTGGCTACCTACTTAG
- a CDS encoding SDR family NAD(P)-dependent oxidoreductase, with product MRGIEGRVAVVTGGSSGIGLATAKLLCAEGAKVLIASRGEARGLAAERELRDAGGEALFVQTDVTRADEVRRMVDAALQRWGRLDLAVNNAAIGDITYAPTAELSEEEFDRTLAVCLKGVWLCLKYQLPVMMNGGAVVNVSSTTGLAGKPLGSFYCAAKHGVHGLTQSAALEYAAQRVRLNVLCPGPHRTPMLEGVFKKVSPGAPEKAAKYMSSRVPLGRIGDPEESARAIVWLLSDEASYVTGAVLAVDGGITAGAA from the coding sequence ATGCGAGGAATCGAAGGCAGGGTCGCGGTCGTGACGGGAGGCAGCTCGGGCATCGGACTGGCGACAGCGAAGCTGCTGTGCGCCGAGGGCGCGAAGGTGCTCATCGCCTCGCGCGGGGAGGCGCGTGGCCTCGCGGCGGAGCGGGAATTGCGCGACGCCGGGGGCGAGGCCCTCTTCGTCCAAACCGACGTGACACGGGCGGACGAGGTGCGGCGCATGGTGGATGCGGCACTGCAGCGCTGGGGGCGCCTGGACCTCGCGGTGAACAACGCGGCCATCGGGGACATCACGTACGCGCCGACCGCGGAGCTCTCTGAGGAGGAGTTCGACCGCACCCTGGCGGTGTGCCTCAAGGGGGTGTGGCTGTGCCTCAAGTACCAGCTCCCGGTCATGATGAACGGCGGGGCGGTGGTGAACGTCTCCTCCACGACGGGACTGGCGGGCAAGCCGTTGGGCTCGTTCTACTGCGCGGCGAAGCACGGGGTGCATGGCCTCACCCAGTCGGCGGCGCTCGAGTACGCGGCGCAGCGGGTGCGGCTCAACGTGCTGTGCCCCGGCCCGCACCGCACCCCCATGCTCGAGGGCGTGTTCAAGAAGGTCTCACCCGGCGCGCCGGAGAAGGCGGCGAAGTACATGTCCAGCAGGGTCCCCCTGGGCAGGATTGGCGACCCGGAGGAGAGCGCGCGGGCCATCGTGTGGCTGCTCTCGGATGAGGCCTCGTACGTGACGGGCGCGGTGCTGGCGGTGGACGGTGGCATCACGGCCGGAGCGGCGTAG
- a CDS encoding protein kinase domain-containing protein, with translation MNPLPRPPMPVCPDENLLAAFATGSLSGAKVPGVEAHLSGCADCRALVAAVAAEASHPGTGEWEAPTRQDTGAPTQWDARREETLPPGTQLGPYLVRGVLGMGGMGVVYAADDPRLGRRVALKLLRPLREGAEEEGRARLHREAQAMARLSHPNVLPIFELGTAEGRDFLAMEWVEGTTLANWLRERERPWREVLEVFLAAGAGLAAAHRAGLVHRDFKPSNVLVGLDGRVRVSDFGLARHGTEEQRAVTSGASDEAAPEEAHALTQRGRVPGTPAYMSPEQRAGRAVDARSDQYSFCVALHEALQGERPSSASAPAPRRALQRGTRTPDLPKHVRAALARGLAKAPEERFPSMDALMTVLSRPAPSRLHRLGGATVVLMGVGIGLFLWKQPSRSEPPDAKVQAAPVAAERDAPPNPLISLRIGEVKELRIPDIQRMAVGEPTIMEIEMLGGGVLRLTGRTVGSTHLVIWSNESSEMQLYTLSVTAH, from the coding sequence ATGAACCCGCTGCCCCGCCCCCCCATGCCGGTGTGCCCCGACGAGAACCTGCTCGCGGCTTTCGCCACCGGCTCGCTTTCCGGGGCGAAGGTGCCAGGGGTGGAAGCACACCTCTCTGGCTGTGCGGATTGCCGGGCACTGGTGGCTGCCGTGGCGGCCGAGGCCTCGCATCCGGGCACCGGCGAGTGGGAGGCGCCCACGCGGCAGGATACCGGTGCGCCCACGCAGTGGGACGCTCGGCGGGAAGAGACGCTGCCGCCGGGGACGCAGCTCGGGCCCTACCTGGTTCGCGGCGTGCTGGGCATGGGGGGCATGGGCGTGGTGTACGCGGCGGACGACCCGCGACTGGGGCGGCGGGTGGCGCTCAAGCTGCTGAGGCCTCTGCGGGAGGGGGCGGAGGAAGAAGGCCGAGCGCGGCTGCACCGGGAAGCCCAGGCGATGGCGCGGCTGTCACATCCCAATGTGCTGCCCATCTTCGAGCTGGGCACGGCGGAGGGGCGCGACTTCCTGGCCATGGAGTGGGTGGAAGGCACGACGCTCGCGAACTGGCTCCGTGAGCGCGAGCGTCCCTGGCGCGAGGTGCTGGAGGTATTCCTCGCGGCGGGAGCGGGGCTCGCCGCCGCGCACCGGGCGGGACTGGTCCACCGCGACTTCAAGCCCTCCAACGTCCTGGTGGGACTCGACGGACGGGTGCGCGTCTCGGACTTCGGCCTCGCGAGGCACGGCACGGAGGAGCAGCGCGCCGTGACGTCTGGAGCGAGCGACGAAGCCGCGCCCGAGGAGGCGCACGCGCTGACGCAGCGGGGCCGGGTTCCGGGTACGCCTGCCTACATGTCTCCCGAGCAACGGGCAGGCCGGGCCGTGGACGCGCGCAGCGACCAGTACAGCTTCTGTGTCGCGCTCCACGAGGCGCTCCAGGGCGAGCGGCCGTCGAGCGCTTCCGCGCCCGCGCCACGACGGGCCCTTCAGCGGGGAACAAGGACTCCGGACCTGCCGAAGCACGTCCGTGCCGCCCTGGCCCGGGGGCTCGCGAAGGCCCCGGAGGAGCGATTCCCTTCCATGGATGCGCTGATGACGGTGCTCTCCCGGCCAGCTCCGTCGCGGCTGCATCGCCTGGGAGGAGCCACTGTCGTGTTGATGGGCGTGGGAATCGGGCTGTTCCTGTGGAAGCAGCCTTCGCGCTCCGAGCCACCTGACGCGAAGGTGCAAGCAGCCCCGGTCGCGGCGGAGCGTGATGCCCCGCCGAACCCGCTCATCTCGCTGCGCATTGGAGAGGTGAAGGAGCTGCGCATCCCCGACATCCAGCGCATGGCGGTGGGCGAACCAACCATCATGGAGATAGAGATGCTGGGCGGCGGCGTGCTGCGCCTGACCGGGAGGACGGTGGGCTCCACGCACCTGGTGATTTGGAGCAACGAGAGCTCGGAGATGCAGCTCTACACCCTGTCCGTCACCGCGCACTGA
- a CDS encoding pilus assembly protein N-terminal domain-containing protein translates to MHHGMKLALVALTLIGTPVLAAEETKPAKAAEAAPAPEGTVTLKKGGQKDLSVPGMVRVAIDDPEVADVDLANKGVLRLTGSKAGETTLLVWVGPENKRGSFRIIVHD, encoded by the coding sequence ATGCATCACGGAATGAAGCTGGCCCTGGTCGCGCTGACGTTGATTGGAACCCCTGTCCTTGCGGCGGAGGAGACGAAGCCGGCCAAGGCCGCCGAGGCCGCGCCAGCCCCCGAAGGGACGGTGACGCTGAAGAAGGGCGGCCAGAAGGACCTGAGCGTGCCGGGCATGGTCCGTGTCGCGATTGACGACCCGGAAGTGGCCGACGTCGACCTGGCGAACAAGGGCGTGCTGCGACTCACCGGCAGCAAGGCCGGGGAGACGACGCTGCTCGTCTGGGTGGGGCCCGAGAACAAGCGCGGCAGCTTCCGCATCATCGTTCACGACTGA
- a CDS encoding sigma-70 family RNA polymerase sigma factor — protein MRTQQSRSLVFLQQLGTGARRGYADLPGLEDVLASLYAAGQQAWPGVSLAEEDFLRHLASRVPQDEEPSRVLASLHAADLYLACACARGDSTAHAALERHVFPKAAASVARLRDAGVESSEVFQHLRERLLVPEGGRPPRIAEYQGSGPLAAWLRAAAVRTALNLQRAERRRSHAEEEAEALPLPAGAGTADVELDYLRRNHRADFQAALSEALEALPARERTVLRLHVVEGLSLERIGTMYQTHKSTVSRWVSRAREAALEGTRQRLVERLRLSPGELHSLMRALNSELDLSLPSLLSKPG, from the coding sequence ATGCGAACGCAACAGAGCCGCTCGCTCGTCTTCCTCCAGCAACTGGGGACCGGCGCCCGACGTGGCTACGCGGACCTCCCCGGACTGGAGGACGTGCTGGCCTCGCTGTACGCAGCAGGCCAGCAGGCCTGGCCGGGCGTGTCCCTGGCGGAGGAGGACTTCCTGCGGCACCTCGCCAGCCGCGTGCCACAGGACGAAGAGCCTTCCCGGGTGCTCGCATCCCTGCATGCCGCGGACCTCTATCTGGCCTGTGCCTGCGCGCGAGGTGACTCCACGGCGCATGCCGCGCTGGAGCGCCACGTGTTTCCCAAGGCAGCGGCCTCGGTGGCGCGACTGCGGGATGCCGGGGTGGAGTCATCCGAGGTGTTCCAGCACCTGCGCGAGCGGCTCCTCGTTCCGGAAGGAGGCCGCCCCCCGCGCATCGCGGAGTACCAGGGAAGTGGCCCGCTCGCGGCCTGGCTGCGGGCGGCAGCGGTGCGCACGGCCCTCAACCTCCAGCGCGCGGAACGCCGGAGGTCCCACGCCGAAGAGGAAGCAGAGGCACTGCCGCTTCCAGCCGGTGCGGGCACGGCGGACGTCGAGCTGGACTACCTGCGCAGAAACCACCGCGCGGACTTCCAGGCGGCGCTCTCCGAGGCCCTGGAGGCCCTGCCCGCCCGGGAGCGCACCGTGCTGCGCCTGCACGTCGTGGAGGGACTGAGCCTGGAGCGCATCGGCACCATGTACCAGACGCACAAGTCCACCGTGTCGCGCTGGGTGTCCCGGGCACGAGAGGCCGCGCTGGAAGGGACGCGCCAACGGCTGGTGGAGCGGCTCCGGCTCTCCCCCGGTGAGCTGCACAGCCTGATGCGCGCGCTGAACAGTGAGCTGGACCTGAGCCTCCCTTCCCTGCTGAGCAAGCCCGGGTAG
- a CDS encoding class I SAM-dependent methyltransferase: MRELEKRIEAFYRFLWPFLAADDASKAFLDEAPGGRPASDFLYEIPARHGVGTGSVLVDVGCGKGKQALELAQRLGCAVIGVDPLEQNLELASERAREESLEEHVTLKQGSIGQLPLPDASVDFVWCLDMFNHVSDIDGAIVECARVLKPGGFMMNCSAVETDLLEPREAARVTHAIGINPDTLSKERLERAFHVAGLRTVEYGTTTDEGSPFQEALDDGVARDVMRFAKMLRAPSRVASQLGEDGFDILSAYYQWNIYLLIGKLTYGVWVLERVQAPQ; this comes from the coding sequence ATGCGTGAGCTCGAGAAGCGCATCGAGGCGTTCTACCGATTCCTCTGGCCATTCCTCGCGGCGGATGACGCGTCCAAGGCCTTCCTGGACGAGGCGCCCGGAGGCCGCCCCGCCTCGGACTTCTTGTATGAGATTCCAGCGCGGCACGGCGTGGGCACGGGCTCGGTGCTCGTGGACGTGGGCTGCGGCAAGGGGAAGCAGGCCCTGGAATTGGCGCAACGGCTGGGCTGTGCCGTCATCGGCGTGGACCCGCTCGAACAGAACCTGGAGCTTGCCTCCGAGCGGGCCCGGGAGGAGTCGCTGGAGGAACACGTGACGCTGAAGCAGGGAAGCATCGGGCAGCTTCCCCTGCCGGACGCGTCGGTGGACTTCGTCTGGTGCCTCGACATGTTCAACCACGTCTCGGACATCGACGGCGCCATCGTGGAGTGTGCGCGCGTCCTGAAGCCGGGCGGCTTCATGATGAACTGCAGCGCGGTGGAGACGGACCTGCTGGAGCCTCGCGAGGCTGCGAGAGTCACCCACGCCATCGGCATCAACCCCGACACCCTGTCGAAGGAGCGCCTGGAGCGAGCGTTCCACGTCGCCGGGCTGCGGACCGTGGAGTACGGGACGACCACCGATGAGGGCTCTCCGTTCCAGGAAGCCCTCGATGACGGCGTGGCGCGAGACGTGATGCGCTTCGCGAAGATGCTCCGGGCGCCGTCTCGCGTGGCCTCCCAATTGGGAGAGGACGGGTTCGACATCCTCTCCGCCTACTATCAATGGAACATCTACCTGCTCATCGGGAAGCTCACGTACGGCGTCTGGGTGCTGGAGCGCGTGCAGGCGCCTCAGTAG